From the genome of Candidatus Methylomirabilota bacterium, one region includes:
- a CDS encoding amidohydrolase family protein — protein sequence MLIVDAQVHIWRNNKPTNPNHRQVSDFSQDDLLKEMDEAGVDAAVIHPPGWDPNSNEVAVEAARQHPDRLAILGNFPLDRPESRALIDGWKRRPGMLGLRFALLQPHQRTWPTDGTMDWLWPAAERAGLPVALLAANFLPLVGQLADRHPGLKLIVDHLGRPSGTKDEAAWANLPELLALGKHPNVAIKATGAPSYSSGPYPYRNIHGYLRQIYDAFGPERMFWGTDITRMPCSWRQCVTMFTE from the coding sequence ATGCTGATCGTCGACGCGCAGGTCCACATCTGGAGAAACAACAAACCCACGAATCCGAACCACCGGCAGGTTTCCGATTTCTCGCAGGACGATCTCCTGAAGGAGATGGACGAAGCGGGCGTCGACGCGGCCGTGATCCATCCGCCCGGCTGGGACCCTAATTCCAACGAGGTGGCCGTCGAGGCTGCCCGCCAGCACCCCGACCGGCTCGCCATTCTCGGAAACTTCCCGCTCGATCGCCCGGAGAGCCGCGCGCTGATCGACGGCTGGAAGCGCCGGCCGGGGATGCTCGGCCTCCGCTTCGCGCTCCTCCAGCCGCATCAGCGAACGTGGCCGACGGATGGAACCATGGACTGGCTGTGGCCGGCGGCCGAGCGCGCCGGGCTGCCCGTCGCGCTGCTGGCGGCGAATTTCCTGCCGCTCGTCGGGCAGCTCGCTGACCGGCATCCGGGCCTGAAGCTGATCGTCGATCACCTGGGCCGACCCTCGGGCACGAAAGACGAGGCGGCCTGGGCCAACCTTCCCGAGCTGCTCGCGCTCGGGAAGCATCCGAACGTGGCGATCAAAGCCACCGGGGCGCCCAGCTACTCCAGCGGGCCCTATCCCTATCGCAACATCCATGGGTACCTCCGCCAGATCTACGACGCCTTCGGTCCCGAGCGGATGTTCTGGGGCACCGACATCACGCGCATGCCGTGCTCCTGGCGGCAGTGCGTGACCATGTTCACGGAGGA
- a CDS encoding MFS transporter, with protein sequence MPAVFVHRSFALLWSARVLSTLALHVQAVAVGWQLYALTGSALDLGLVGLAQFVPMFLLALVAGQAADRYDRRRIVIVCQVVKAAAAATLALGTAGGWLSRGSILATMAIVGAARVFETPTLAALVPDVVPRPLITRAAAWSVSANQTARIVGPALGGVLYGLRPTEAYLTIAALVLVAAVCAAAIRVEQAVREREPVTLDALFSGIAFIRRRPVLLGTMSLDLFAVLLGGATALLPIYARDILGTGPAGLGLLRSAPAVGALAMSVFLAQRPLERRVGRALFRAVIIFGAATVVFAVSTNLLLSLAALCVLGASDVVSVVIRFSLVQIRTPDAMRGRVSAVHSLFTGTSNQLGEFESGLAAALFGPVPAVLIGGIGTITVAALWMYLFPELRRIRAFEE encoded by the coding sequence ATGCCCGCCGTCTTCGTCCACCGGTCGTTCGCGCTGCTGTGGTCTGCGCGCGTGCTCTCCACCCTCGCCTTGCACGTGCAAGCCGTCGCGGTCGGCTGGCAACTCTACGCCCTGACCGGCAGTGCCCTCGATCTCGGACTGGTCGGCCTCGCGCAGTTCGTGCCGATGTTCCTCCTCGCGCTCGTCGCCGGCCAGGCGGCCGACCGCTACGATCGCCGCCGCATCGTGATCGTCTGCCAGGTCGTGAAGGCGGCGGCCGCCGCCACGCTGGCCCTCGGCACGGCGGGCGGCTGGCTGAGCCGGGGGAGCATCCTCGCCACCATGGCGATCGTCGGGGCGGCGCGTGTGTTCGAGACCCCCACCCTGGCGGCCCTGGTGCCGGACGTCGTGCCGCGGCCGCTCATCACGCGCGCCGCGGCCTGGTCGGTTTCCGCCAACCAGACGGCGCGCATCGTCGGGCCGGCGCTCGGCGGCGTCCTCTACGGCCTCCGCCCGACTGAGGCCTACCTCACCATCGCCGCGCTGGTCCTCGTCGCCGCCGTGTGCGCGGCCGCGATCCGCGTCGAGCAAGCGGTACGCGAGCGCGAGCCCGTGACGCTCGACGCGCTGTTCTCGGGGATCGCTTTCATCCGGAGACGGCCGGTGCTGCTGGGCACGATGTCGCTCGACCTCTTTGCCGTCCTGCTCGGCGGGGCGACGGCGCTCCTGCCCATCTACGCCCGGGACATCCTCGGCACGGGCCCCGCGGGCCTGGGGCTGCTGCGTTCGGCGCCGGCCGTGGGCGCGCTGGCGATGTCGGTTTTCCTGGCCCAGCGCCCGCTCGAGCGACGGGTGGGACGCGCCCTCTTCCGCGCCGTCATCATCTTCGGCGCGGCCACCGTGGTGTTCGCCGTCTCCACCAACCTCCTCCTCTCGCTCGCCGCGCTGTGCGTGCTGGGCGCCTCGGACGTCGTCAGCGTCGTCATCCGCTTCTCGCTGGTGCAGATCCGGACGCCCGACGCCATGCGCGGGCGGGTGAGCGCGGTGCACTCGCTCTTCACCGGCACGTCGAACCAGCTGGGCGAGTTCGAGTCGGGCCTGGCGGCGGCGCTCTTCGGCCCCGTGCCGGCCGTCCTGATCGGCGGCATCGGCACGATCACCGTCGCCGCGCTGTGGATGTACCTCTTCCCCGAGCTGCGCCGGATCCGCGCGTTCGAGGAGTGA
- a CDS encoding Uma2 family endonuclease: protein MPATRHRFTVEDWHQMIAAGLFRDGQRLELLEGEIFEMTPIGPPHTSVVDRLNRLWMTRLGSRAIVRIQGPVLAGPVSEPEPDVALLRERPDFYREQHPHPNDVLLVIEVADSSLEYDRAKLRIYAVAGMAEVWIVDLQNERVEIYRAPAAAGYADERVLRRGDRGACLAFPAVIVTVDEILG from the coding sequence ATGCCGGCGACACGTCACCGCTTCACGGTCGAGGACTGGCATCAGATGATCGCGGCCGGCCTCTTCCGGGACGGCCAGCGGCTCGAGCTGCTCGAGGGCGAGATCTTCGAGATGACCCCGATCGGTCCTCCCCACACGAGCGTGGTCGATCGGCTCAACCGGCTATGGATGACCCGACTCGGTTCCCGGGCCATCGTCCGCATCCAGGGGCCGGTCCTGGCGGGGCCCGTCTCTGAGCCCGAACCTGACGTCGCCCTCCTCCGGGAGAGGCCCGACTTCTATCGGGAACAGCACCCCCACCCGAACGACGTGCTGCTCGTCATCGAAGTTGCCGACAGCTCGCTCGAATACGATCGTGCCAAGCTGCGGATCTATGCCGTGGCTGGCATGGCCGAGGTCTGGATCGTCGATCTCCAGAACGAGCGCGTCGAGATCTACCGCGCTCCCGCTGCGGCTGGCTACGCGGACGAGCGCGTGCTGCGCCGCGGTGACCGAGGAGCCTGCCTGGCCTTTCCCGCAGTCATCGTCACGGTCGACGAGATCCTCGGCTGA
- a CDS encoding polysaccharide deacetylase: MTPSDSDRDPPWAWEERRWRAGVEKVRAGRSLRPAGWKDGARVCVALSFDSDHETSTLREGSISPGRLSQGEYGSRVAVPRILALLRRHGIRASFFVPAVVAMLHPEEQRRVAAEGHELAMHGWIHEMTSQLTLAVERDLMRRAYETLAKIAGRPPVGVRCPSWDFSPATLGLIRELELVYDSSLMADDEPYELLEDGEPTGIVELPVEWIKDDAPYFGMNRASALRPYTPPSAVLEIFRAEFDGAVAEGGLFLLTMHPHIIGHRSRIALLAELIEHMKGVDGVWFATHEEVARYCQAHAR, from the coding sequence GTGACCCCTTCTGACTCCGACCGCGATCCCCCCTGGGCCTGGGAAGAGCGCCGCTGGCGCGCCGGGGTGGAGAAGGTCCGTGCCGGGCGCTCGCTCCGGCCGGCGGGCTGGAAGGACGGCGCCCGCGTCTGCGTGGCGCTCTCCTTCGACTCCGACCACGAGACCTCCACCCTGCGCGAGGGGTCGATCTCGCCCGGGCGGCTGTCCCAGGGCGAGTACGGCTCGCGCGTGGCGGTGCCGCGCATCCTCGCGCTGCTGCGGCGCCACGGCATCCGGGCCTCCTTCTTCGTGCCGGCCGTGGTGGCCATGCTCCATCCCGAGGAACAGCGCCGGGTCGCCGCCGAGGGACACGAGCTGGCCATGCACGGCTGGATCCACGAGATGACCAGCCAGCTCACGCTGGCGGTGGAGCGCGACCTCATGCGGCGCGCCTACGAGACCCTGGCCAAGATCGCCGGCCGGCCGCCGGTGGGCGTGCGGTGCCCGTCCTGGGACTTCAGCCCGGCAACGCTGGGGTTGATCCGGGAGCTCGAGCTCGTCTACGACTCGTCGCTGATGGCCGACGACGAGCCCTACGAGCTGCTGGAGGACGGTGAGCCTACGGGGATCGTCGAGCTGCCGGTGGAGTGGATCAAGGACGACGCGCCCTACTTCGGGATGAACCGGGCCTCCGCCCTCCGGCCCTATACGCCGCCGTCGGCGGTGCTGGAGATCTTCAGGGCGGAGTTCGACGGGGCGGTGGCCGAGGGCGGGCTGTTCCTGCTCACCATGCACCCGCACATCATCGGGCACCGCTCCCGGATCGCCCTGCTGGCGGAGCTGATCGAGCACATGAAGGGCGTGGACGGCGTCTGGTTCGCCACCCACGAGGAGGTCGCCCGGTACTGCCAGGCCCACGCGCGCTGA
- a CDS encoding carboxymuconolactone decarboxylase family protein, whose product MARLTPITTMNQVAAKDHAIVEAIVKSRGALQGPFTMFLHSPELAGRVAHLGAFVRFEGSLDMRVRVLAAMTVARELDAVYVWGAQTGAARKQGVPETTITAIREKHARGLPPEDAQIVEFTQQLIRKHRVDDATVKALQKRFGDDKLIQLTGAIGYYSMLAMTVNACELEAGPGAEVLKV is encoded by the coding sequence ATGGCCAGACTCACTCCCATCACGACCATGAACCAGGTGGCCGCCAAGGACCACGCCATCGTCGAGGCCATCGTCAAGAGCCGCGGCGCGCTCCAGGGGCCGTTCACGATGTTCCTGCACTCTCCGGAGCTGGCCGGACGCGTGGCGCACCTGGGCGCCTTCGTCCGCTTCGAGGGCTCGCTCGACATGCGGGTGCGGGTGCTCGCCGCGATGACAGTCGCCCGGGAGCTCGACGCGGTCTACGTGTGGGGCGCCCAGACGGGCGCAGCACGGAAACAAGGCGTGCCGGAGACGACCATCACGGCGATCCGCGAGAAGCACGCGCGCGGCCTGCCCCCGGAGGACGCTCAGATCGTGGAGTTCACCCAGCAGCTCATTCGAAAGCATCGGGTCGACGATGCGACCGTGAAGGCGCTGCAGAAGCGGTTCGGCGACGACAAACTCATTCAGCTGACCGGGGCCATCGGGTACTACAGCATGCTGGCCATGACGGTCAACGCCTGCGAGCTGGAGGCGGGCCCGGGCGCCGAGGTCCTGAAGGTCTAG
- a CDS encoding LLM class flavin-dependent oxidoreductase → MHFGIFLEERRPGTSDTAALQETLELAELAEAWGLDGVWLGEIHFNPARSVHSAPIALASFIAARTWRVRIGTAVQVLPLGNPLRIAEDVATVDHLSQGRFDFGIGRSGSPRAYDALGVPYGESQARFEEALQIIREAWKGEPFSYQGKFFRFEKAVVAPRPYQQPHPPIRMAANSQETFPLVGRQGLPIFVGLRDLGIPELQRNLAAYRAAWRQAGHPGHGDVCLRIPIYAAATEKEAVEEPRENMTYFFRRHADIVRAGVGRADTGPGDRRRARLDEIANLSYDDILETRVAFGTAASLTDRLRRLREELGLDGIVAELNPSGLFPLERMQRTLRVFTHEVMPALKGR, encoded by the coding sequence ATGCACTTCGGAATCTTCCTCGAGGAACGGCGTCCGGGGACCAGCGACACCGCCGCGTTGCAGGAAACGCTCGAGCTGGCCGAGCTGGCCGAGGCGTGGGGACTCGACGGCGTGTGGCTCGGCGAGATCCACTTCAACCCGGCCCGCTCCGTGCACTCGGCCCCGATCGCGCTGGCCAGCTTCATCGCCGCCCGCACGTGGCGCGTGCGCATCGGCACGGCCGTCCAGGTCCTCCCGTTGGGCAACCCGCTGCGCATCGCCGAAGACGTGGCGACGGTGGATCACCTCAGCCAGGGGCGCTTCGACTTCGGCATCGGTCGTAGCGGCTCCCCGCGCGCGTACGATGCGCTGGGCGTCCCCTACGGCGAGAGTCAGGCGCGCTTCGAGGAGGCCCTGCAGATCATCCGGGAGGCCTGGAAGGGCGAGCCGTTCAGCTATCAAGGCAAGTTCTTTCGCTTCGAGAAGGCCGTGGTGGCGCCGCGGCCGTATCAACAGCCCCATCCGCCCATCCGCATGGCCGCCAACTCCCAGGAGACCTTCCCGCTCGTCGGCCGACAGGGCCTCCCGATCTTCGTGGGGCTGCGCGACCTGGGCATCCCCGAGCTTCAGCGCAACCTCGCGGCCTACCGCGCGGCGTGGCGGCAAGCCGGTCACCCCGGCCACGGCGACGTCTGTCTCCGCATCCCGATCTATGCGGCCGCCACGGAAAAGGAAGCCGTCGAGGAGCCGCGCGAGAACATGACCTACTTCTTCCGCCGTCACGCCGACATCGTGAGAGCCGGGGTGGGGCGGGCCGACACCGGGCCCGGGGACCGGCGCCGGGCCAGGCTCGACGAGATCGCGAATCTTTCGTATGACGACATTCTGGAGACGCGCGTGGCGTTCGGCACCGCCGCCAGCCTGACCGATCGCCTTCGTCGGTTACGGGAGGAGCTCGGCCTCGACGGCATCGTGGCCGAGCTGAATCCCAGCGGGCTGTTCCCCCTGGAGCGGATGCAGCGGACGCTCCGGGTCTTCACCCACGAGGTGATGCCGGCCCTCAAGGGCCGCTGA
- a CDS encoding acyl-CoA dehydrogenase family protein, whose amino-acid sequence MTSSETRSPLEAARKLVPLIRSCADQIEAERELPRPLFEALADAGMFHLAVPRALGGSELDLPTYVQVIEEIGKADASTGWIVNQGAIFATYAARMPHEVARSIWIDTPRSVVANSPAPTGKAVVVPGGYRVTARQGFSTGCRHAAWLAANAQVVENGHPRLLDDGQPEARYLFVPVADAEILDTWHVRGMRGTGTHHFAVNDVFVPAERSVLPAGAPLVETGPLYQIPRTLLFASGDASVALGVARSCLEAFFELAGAKTPRSTKGLLRDQPLVQSDVGHAEAQFRSGRAFLTETVREVWAHVSATGTISLDQRATLRLATTHAIRLGVQVVDTVYNAAGVTAVYEGHPLQRHFQDIHVISQHIQSRLANYELVGRHWLGLPVDETRL is encoded by the coding sequence ATGACCTCCAGCGAGACCCGATCGCCCCTCGAAGCTGCCCGGAAGCTGGTTCCCCTGATCCGATCCTGCGCCGATCAGATCGAGGCGGAGCGGGAGCTCCCGCGGCCGCTCTTCGAGGCGCTGGCCGACGCCGGGATGTTCCATCTGGCGGTTCCACGCGCCCTGGGCGGTTCAGAGCTCGATTTGCCGACCTACGTTCAGGTGATCGAGGAGATCGGGAAGGCCGACGCCAGCACCGGCTGGATCGTCAATCAGGGCGCAATCTTTGCGACCTACGCGGCCCGGATGCCCCACGAGGTCGCTCGCTCGATCTGGATCGACACACCGCGGAGCGTCGTGGCCAACAGTCCCGCCCCGACTGGCAAGGCGGTCGTGGTCCCGGGCGGTTATCGGGTCACCGCCCGCCAGGGCTTCAGCACCGGCTGCCGGCATGCCGCCTGGCTGGCCGCGAACGCCCAGGTCGTCGAGAACGGCCACCCGAGACTGCTGGACGACGGTCAGCCCGAAGCGCGCTACCTGTTCGTGCCGGTCGCCGACGCCGAGATTCTCGACACCTGGCACGTGCGGGGCATGCGCGGCACCGGGACTCACCACTTCGCCGTGAACGACGTGTTCGTGCCCGCCGAGCGCAGCGTTCTGCCGGCCGGCGCGCCACTGGTGGAGACCGGCCCGCTGTACCAGATCCCCCGGACCCTGCTGTTCGCGTCGGGCGATGCCTCGGTGGCCCTCGGCGTGGCCCGCAGCTGTCTCGAAGCCTTCTTCGAACTGGCCGGCGCCAAGACGCCGCGGTCCACGAAAGGGCTGCTCCGCGATCAGCCCTTGGTCCAGTCAGACGTCGGCCACGCCGAAGCCCAGTTCCGTTCCGGCCGGGCCTTCTTGACCGAGACGGTCCGCGAGGTTTGGGCCCACGTGAGCGCAACGGGCACGATCAGCCTGGACCAGCGCGCGACCCTGCGCCTGGCCACGACCCATGCGATTCGACTGGGCGTCCAGGTGGTGGACACCGTCTACAACGCCGCCGGGGTGACGGCGGTCTACGAGGGTCATCCACTCCAGCGCCACTTCCAGGACATTCACGTCATCAGTCAGCACATACAATCGCGCCTCGCCAACTACGAGCTGGTCGGCCGGCACTGGCTGGGCCTCCCGGTCGACGAGACGAGACTCTAG
- a CDS encoding Ldh family oxidoreductase gives MRVPAPQIHQQLVSVLRAWGMSDAHAETTAAMMLETDLRGVDSHGISMLPTYDREFRSGRLNMRPLFKTVREGPAMALIDADASLGHPVSVYAMNLAVDKCREGGVAVVSVFNSHHFGAAGCYSRIAAERGVIGMVTSATRGVSMVPTFAAEPVMGTNPLAFAAPAKRNPPFQLDMATTTVAAGKVKVHKLNHRPLPPGWVVDGSGQAVTDAQEAFRYVFERPEGGITPLGGPRELGGHKGYGLAVMVHILGGTLSGASFSPIRNRTQKPSDPHNIGHFFLALDPRAFRVGGEFEDDLDQVIDVLHGARRADPAQPVLVAGDPEMATRAERLRVGVPIPDDLMEQLRAVAKSAGVPFVLAT, from the coding sequence ATGAGAGTTCCCGCGCCGCAGATCCATCAGCAGCTCGTGTCCGTCCTTCGCGCCTGGGGCATGTCAGACGCGCACGCCGAGACCACGGCCGCGATGATGCTGGAAACCGATCTGCGCGGCGTCGACTCCCATGGCATCTCGATGCTGCCGACCTACGACCGCGAGTTCCGCAGCGGTCGGCTGAACATGCGCCCGCTGTTCAAGACCGTGCGGGAGGGACCGGCCATGGCCCTGATCGACGCCGACGCGTCGCTCGGCCATCCGGTCTCCGTGTACGCGATGAACCTCGCCGTCGACAAGTGTCGCGAGGGTGGCGTGGCCGTGGTGTCGGTGTTCAACTCGCACCACTTCGGCGCGGCGGGCTGCTACTCGAGGATCGCGGCCGAGCGCGGCGTGATCGGCATGGTGACCTCGGCCACCCGCGGCGTATCGATGGTGCCGACCTTCGCCGCCGAGCCCGTGATGGGGACCAATCCGCTGGCGTTCGCGGCGCCCGCGAAGCGTAATCCCCCGTTTCAGCTCGACATGGCGACGACTACGGTCGCCGCCGGGAAGGTCAAGGTCCACAAGCTGAACCACCGCCCGTTGCCGCCGGGCTGGGTCGTCGACGGCAGCGGCCAGGCGGTGACCGATGCGCAGGAGGCGTTCCGTTACGTCTTCGAGCGGCCGGAGGGCGGCATCACGCCGCTCGGGGGCCCGCGGGAGCTGGGCGGCCACAAGGGCTACGGTCTCGCGGTCATGGTGCACATCCTCGGCGGGACGCTGTCCGGCGCCTCGTTCTCGCCGATCCGCAACCGGACGCAGAAGCCCTCCGATCCGCACAACATCGGCCACTTCTTCCTGGCGCTCGATCCGCGCGCATTCCGGGTCGGCGGGGAGTTCGAGGACGACCTCGATCAGGTGATCGACGTGCTCCACGGCGCCCGCCGCGCCGATCCCGCGCAGCCCGTGCTGGTCGCCGGCGATCCGGAGATGGCGACGCGGGCCGAGCGGCTCCGCGTCGGCGTGCCCATCCCCGACGATCTCATGGAGCAGCTGCGGGCGGTGGCGAAGAGCGCCGGCGTGCCGTTCGTCCTGGCCACCTGA
- a CDS encoding VOC family protein, which produces MSETPLRFQLRKIGHVVLNVSDLDAAVRFYTEMLGLQISDRYPESMVPGGMVFLRCNTDHHGVALVGGAPKLPRSTLNHFAFEVGTLDEVFRARAWLRKHGVPIVFEGRRRAGCQIAVEFLDPDGNNLEIYWCLDQVGTGGYVRPPSEWRQALTLEEAVAKPVAGQRLPPVSAGD; this is translated from the coding sequence ATGTCGGAGACTCCACTGCGGTTCCAGCTGCGCAAGATCGGCCACGTCGTGCTCAACGTCAGCGACCTCGACGCGGCCGTACGCTTCTATACCGAGATGCTCGGACTCCAGATCAGCGATCGCTACCCTGAGAGCATGGTCCCGGGCGGCATGGTCTTTCTCCGCTGCAACACCGACCACCACGGCGTGGCGCTGGTCGGCGGCGCCCCGAAGCTCCCGCGCAGCACCCTCAATCACTTCGCCTTCGAGGTCGGGACGCTCGACGAGGTGTTCCGCGCCCGCGCCTGGCTGCGCAAGCACGGGGTGCCCATCGTGTTCGAGGGGCGGCGGCGCGCGGGCTGCCAGATCGCCGTCGAGTTCCTGGATCCCGACGGCAACAATCTAGAAATTTACTGGTGCCTCGACCAGGTCGGCACCGGCGGCTACGTGCGTCCGCCGAGCGAGTGGCGGCAGGCCCTCACCCTGGAGGAAGCCGTCGCCAAGCCCGTGGCCGGCCAGCGCCTGCCCCCCGTCTCCGCCGGCGACTGA
- a CDS encoding LLM class flavin-dependent oxidoreductase, with protein sequence MDFGTFLLMQSPSARSSQEIYARGVELAQAAEALGFRNVWLAEHHFSTYGYLSRPAQLATYIAAKTTRLRVGTAVIVVPLHHPLVVAEEIATLDLLAGGRLDVGLGRGYQHYEFERFGLELGSGRERWDESVDIILKSLGGQPFSYEGKFFKIPETSVFPQPVQKPYPPVWITAQSPESMEAAVRRGFHVLTGGFGIAIERLAEFRRLFDRVVAEVKPPHPLQVGVQRAVYVADSQADTRAAAEEARWNMRVTLSLRHHYERVERGRAIPVPAPTEPDIDDLLDRFLVIGTPDACIRQIKRIRELVGITHFNGSFWFGDLEQARVLRSMELFAREVMPAFG encoded by the coding sequence ATGGACTTCGGGACGTTCCTGCTGATGCAATCGCCTTCCGCGCGTTCCTCGCAGGAGATCTATGCGCGCGGCGTCGAGCTCGCCCAGGCGGCCGAGGCCCTCGGGTTCCGCAACGTCTGGCTCGCCGAGCATCACTTCTCGACCTACGGCTATCTCTCGCGCCCGGCCCAGCTCGCGACGTACATCGCGGCGAAGACGACCCGGCTGCGGGTGGGGACGGCCGTCATCGTGGTTCCGCTCCACCACCCCTTGGTGGTGGCCGAGGAGATCGCGACGCTGGATCTCCTGGCCGGCGGGCGCCTCGACGTCGGGCTCGGGCGCGGCTACCAGCACTACGAGTTCGAGCGGTTCGGCCTGGAGCTCGGGAGCGGCCGCGAGCGATGGGATGAATCGGTCGACATCATCTTGAAATCGCTCGGCGGCCAGCCCTTCAGCTACGAGGGGAAGTTCTTCAAGATCCCGGAGACGTCGGTGTTCCCTCAGCCCGTCCAGAAACCGTATCCGCCCGTCTGGATCACGGCGCAGAGCCCGGAGTCGATGGAGGCGGCCGTGCGCCGCGGGTTCCACGTGCTCACGGGTGGATTCGGCATCGCGATCGAGCGGCTGGCCGAGTTCCGCCGGCTCTTTGACCGCGTCGTGGCCGAGGTCAAACCGCCGCATCCGCTACAGGTCGGGGTGCAACGGGCGGTCTACGTGGCGGACAGCCAGGCCGACACGCGGGCCGCCGCCGAGGAGGCGCGCTGGAACATGCGGGTGACGCTCAGCCTGCGCCACCACTACGAGCGTGTGGAGCGAGGCCGCGCCATCCCCGTGCCGGCGCCGACCGAGCCGGACATCGACGACCTCCTGGATCGCTTCCTGGTCATCGGGACGCCGGACGCGTGCATCCGCCAGATCAAGCGCATCCGGGAGCTGGTGGGCATCACGCACTTCAACGGCAGCTTCTGGTTCGGCGATCTCGAGCAGGCGCGGGTGCTGCGCTCGATGGAGCTCTTCGCCAGGGAGGTCATGCCGGCGTTCGGCTGA
- a CDS encoding SMP-30/gluconolactonase/LRE family protein codes for MADGLSTILETTEAERLATGFVFTEGPLWHPDGFFYFVDIRASVLYRLTPGRAPQVVRDKTGGGNGTTFDLQGRLIVCEGDNRRVTRMSADGRIEVLLDRFEGKRLNRPNDVVCKSDGSIYFTDPGLRVPLAERELPYSGVYRIAPDGAASLLADFEYPNGLAFSPDEGMLYVANTRWTQYIHAIELDARGNMVRRRIFADMSSDETDGVPDGMKVDVEGRVYCTGPGGTWVFAPDGTRLGIIRTPEVPANLAFGGPDLRTLFFTARTSVYALRVKVPGQPHPWYRIGSR; via the coding sequence ATGGCTGACGGGTTGTCTACGATCCTCGAGACGACAGAGGCGGAGCGTCTGGCCACGGGGTTCGTCTTCACCGAAGGGCCCCTGTGGCACCCCGACGGCTTCTTCTATTTCGTCGACATTCGCGCGAGCGTGCTGTACCGGCTGACACCTGGCCGCGCGCCGCAGGTCGTGCGCGACAAGACCGGCGGGGGCAATGGCACGACGTTCGATCTCCAGGGGCGGTTGATCGTCTGTGAGGGGGACAACCGTCGCGTCACGCGCATGTCCGCCGACGGCCGCATCGAGGTCCTCCTGGATCGGTTCGAAGGCAAGCGCCTGAACCGGCCCAACGACGTGGTCTGCAAGTCCGACGGGAGCATTTACTTCACCGATCCCGGCTTGCGCGTGCCCCTCGCGGAACGAGAGTTGCCCTACTCCGGCGTCTATCGCATCGCGCCCGACGGGGCGGCCAGCCTCCTGGCAGACTTCGAGTACCCGAACGGGTTGGCGTTCTCGCCGGACGAGGGCATGCTCTACGTGGCCAACACGCGCTGGACGCAGTACATCCACGCCATCGAGCTCGACGCCCGCGGCAACATGGTGCGGCGCCGCATCTTCGCCGACATGTCTTCCGACGAGACCGACGGCGTCCCCGACGGCATGAAGGTGGACGTGGAGGGTCGGGTCTACTGCACTGGCCCGGGAGGCACCTGGGTCTTCGCGCCCGACGGCACTCGGCTCGGGATCATTCGCACCCCGGAGGTCCCGGCCAACCTCGCCTTCGGCGGGCCTGATCTACGGACTCTGTTCTTCACCGCCCGCACCTCGGTCTACGCGTTGCGCGTCAAGGTGCCGGGGCAGCCACACCCCTGGTATCGGATCGGGTCGAGGTGA